The Kineococcus radiotolerans SRS30216 = ATCC BAA-149 genomic interval CGGGGGCGGAGGCGACGACCTTCTCGTAGCCGCTGTCGGTGAGCACGGCCACCTGACCGCGGCCGTCGGAGGCGCTCCGCTCGCGCCGGACCCAGCCGTCGCGCTCCAGCCGGCTCACGACGTGGGAGATCCGCGAGGGGCTGGCGTTGGAGCGGGCGCCGAGCTCGCTCATCCGCAGGCTGCGCGAGGGTTCCTCCGACAGCATCGCCAGGGTGAGGTAGGCGGTCTTGGTGAGGTCGGCGTCGCGCTGGAGCTGGGCGTCGAGCGCAGCGGGGAGGAGTTCCATGAGCGCGCTCAGCCGCAGCCACACCCGGCGTTCGTCGGCGGACAGCCAGCGGGGGCTCTGATCGTTCATCCCGCCATGGTAGCAGATAGTTGCAGATTAAAATAGTCTGCGTCCGCGGGACGGCCCGGCCCAGCCCGGCCGGACCCTCCCGCGGGCCCCCCGCTCAGCGGTGGCGGGCGACCTCGTACAGCGCGATGCCCGCGGCGACACCCGCGTTCAGCGACTCGAAGGCACCGGCCATCGGGATGCTGACGACCTGGTCGCACTTCTCCCGCACCAGCCGCGACAGCCCCGCGCCCTCGGCCCCGACGACGAGGACGAGCGGACCGTCGGCGAGCTTGAGCTGCGGGAGCAGGACGTCGCCCTCCGCGTCGAGACCCACGACGAACAACCCGGCCTTCTGGTACTCCTCGATGGCGCGGACGAGGTTCGTCGCGCGCGCCACCGGGGTGCGGGCCGCCGCCCCGGCCGACGTCTTCCACGCCGAGGCGGTCATGCCGGCCGCGCGACGCTCGGGGACGACGACGCCGTGCCCGCCGAACGCGGCGACCGAGCGGACGACCGCCCCGAGGTTGCGCGGGTCGGTCACCCCGTCGAGGGCGACGACCAGCGCCGGGCGACCGGAGTCCGCGGCGCGGTCCAGCAGGTCCATCGGGTGGGCGTAGTCGTAGGGCGGGACGGTGGCCGCGACGCCCTGGTGGACGGCGTTCTCGGTGTGGCGGTCGAGGTCCTGGCGGGAGGCCTCCAGCAGCGGGATGCCCTTGTCGCCCGCCGCGGCGAGGATCTCCTTGACCCGCTCGTCCGTCTCGATGCGCGAGGCGACGTAGATGCCGGTGATCGGCAGTTCCGCGCGCAGCGCCTCGACGATGGAGTTCCGGCCCGCGATCCACTCGGTCTCACCGGCCGGCTTGCGCCGCGCCGGCGGACGACCGCCGGGGCGGCCGTTCGTCGTGGCCGCCTTGTGCGCGGCCTTGGCCGCCGCCTTCGCCGCCGGGTGGTACGGGCGCTCGCTCGCCTTCGGCGTCGGGCCCCGCCCCTCCAGGCTGCGGCGGTTCTTGCCGCCGGAACCGACGGTCGGACCCTTCTTGCCCTTGCTGACAGCGCCGCGACGCTGGGAGTTCCCTGCCACTACTGCTCACCCTCCAGAGCCCACCGTGCCCCGGTGGGGGTGTCCTCGATCACGATGCCCGCGCTCTTCAGGGAGTCGCGCACCGCGTCGGCGGTGGCGAAGTCCTTCGTGGCGCGAGCGGTTGCCCGGTCCTCCAGCCGAGCACGCACCAGCACGTCCAGTGCGGTGCGCGCGGCGTCGGAACCGGTGGTCTGCGACGCCCAGGGTTCGGCGAACGGGTCCAGCCCCAGCACGTCGAGGCCGGCGCGCAGCTGCCCGGCGGCCGTGCGCAGCGCCGCCTCGTCGCCGGCGGCGAGGGCGGAGTTCCCGGCGCGGGCGGTCTCGTGCAGGACCGCGAGCGCCGTGGGGGTCGCCAGGTCGTCGTCCATCGCGGCGGCGAACGCCGCGGGGACCTCCCCCGCCGCGAGCCCGCCGAGGCGCTCGGCGGCCCGGCGCAGGAGACCCTCCAGCCGCGAGTAGGCGGCCTCGGCCTCCACCAGGGAGTTCTCGGAGTGCTCCAGGTGCGTGCGGTAGTGCCCGGAGACGAGGTAGTAGCGCAGCACGACCGCGCGGTGGGTCTCCAGCAGGTGCGGGACGCCGAGGACGTTGCCGAGGGACTTGCTCATCTTCTCGCCCGACATGGTGACGAAGTGGTTGTGCAGCCAGAAGTTCGCGAAGCCGTCGCCCGCGGCGCGCGACTGGGCCTGCTCGTTCTCGTGGTGGGGGAAGCGCAGGTCCAGGCCGCCGCCGTGGACGTCGAAGCGCGGGCCGAGGTAGCGACCGGCCATCGCCGAGCACTCCAGGTGCCAGCCGGGCCGGCCGCGGCCCCACGGGGTCGCCCAGGACGCCGTCGCCGGCTCCCCGGGCTTGGCGCCCTTCCAGAGGGCGAAGTCGCGGGGGTCGCGCTTGCCGCGGGGGTCGGCGTCGGCGGCCGGCTCCATGTCGTCGAGGCGCTGGTGGGTCAGCTCCCCGTAGGCCGGCCAGGACCGGACGTCGAAGTAGACGTCGCCGGAGCCGTCGGCGGCCGCGTAGGCGTGCCCGCGCTCGACCAGCCGCTGGATCAGCTCGACCATCTCGGGGACGTGGCCGGTGGCGCGCGGCTCGACGGTGGGGGGCAGGACGCCGAGGGCGGCGTAGGCGGCGGAGAACTCGCGCTCGAAGCGGTAGGCGTGGGCCCACCACTCCGTGCCCGCCTCGGCGGCCTTGGCGAGGATCTTGTCGTCGATGTCGGTGACGTTGCGGACCAGCGTCACCTCGTACCCGCTGCGCACCAGCCAGCGGCGCAGGACGTCGAAGACGACCTGGGCGCGGACGTGGCCGAGGTGGGGTGACCCCTGCGGCGTGGCGCCGCAGACGTAGATGCCGACCTGCCCGGGGACGAGCGGCGCGAACTCGCGCACCGCGCCGGCGGCGCTGTCGTGCAGGTGGAGGGTCACGGGCTCCAGGCTACCGGGGCGCGCCGCCTGTCCGGGGCCGTCGCTAGGGTCGTCCCCATGGCCTGGACCGTTCCCGGAGTGATCTCGCGCGCCAAGGGCGCCCCCGTCGAGACCGTCGACATCGTGGTGCCCGAGCCGATCGCGGGCGAGGTCGTCGTCGACGTCGCCGCGTGCGGGGTCTGCCACACCGACCTGCACTACCGCGAGGGCGGGATCAACGACGACTACCCCTTCCTCCTCGGCCACGAGGCCGCCGGCACCGTCGCGCAGGTCGGCGAGGGCGTCACGAACGTCGCCGTCGGCGACGCCGTCGTCCTCAACTGGCGCGCGGTGTGCGGGGAGTGCCGGGCGTGCAAGCGCGGGCGCCCGCAGTACTGCTTCGCCACCCGCAACGCGAGCCAGAAGATGACGCTGACCGACGGCACCCCGCTCTCCCCCGCCCTGGGCATCGGCGCCTTCACCCCCAAGACCCTCGTCGCCGCCGGTCAGGCCACCAGGATCGACACCTCGATCTACGACGGCTCCACCACCGGCTTCGACCCCGCCGTCGCGGGCCTGCTGGGGTGCGGGGTCATGGCCGGCATCGGGGCCGCGGTCAACACCGCCCCCGTGCAGCGCGGGGACACCGTCGCCGTCATCGGCTGCGGCGGCGTGGGGTGCGCGGCGATCGCCGGGGCCGTCCTGGCCGGGGCGCGCCGGGTCATCGCCGTCGACCTCGACGACCGGAAGCTGGCCTGGGCGCGGCAGCTCGGGGCGACCCACACCGTCAACTCGCGCGGGCTCTCCGAGGACGAGGTCGTGAAGGCCGTCCAGGACCTCACCGACTCTTTCGGCGCCGACGTCGTCATCGACGCCGTGGGCCGCCCGGAGACCTGGCGGCAGGCGTTCTACGCCCGCGACCTCGCCGGCACCGTCGTCCTCGTCGGGGTCCCCACCCCGGACATGCAGCTGCAGGTGCCGCTGCTGGACGTCTTCGGGCGCGGCGGGGCGCTGAAGTCCTCCTGGTACGGCGACTGCCTGCCCGAGCGGGACTTCCCGGCGCTGCTGGAGCTGCACGCCGACGGCCGCCTGCCCCTGGACGCGTTCGTCTCCGAGCGCATCGGCCTCGGCGACGTCGAGGAGGCCTTCGCCACCATGAAGGCCGGCGGGGTCCTGCGCAGCGTGGTGGTCCTGTGAGCGCCCGGATCGAGCACCTCGTCACGTCGGGCACGTTCAGCCTCGACGGGCAGACCTTCGACGTGGACAACAACGTGTGGATCGTCGGCGACGACCGCGAGGTCGTCGTCCTCGACGCCCCCCACGACGTGGACGTCATCGCCGCCGCGATCGGCGAGCGCACGCTGCTGGCCGTCCTGTGCACCCACGCCCACGACGACCACGTCCGGCGGGCCCCCGCCCTGGCCGGGAGGTTCAGCACCCCCGAGCGGCGGGTGCCGGTCCTGCTGCACCCCGCCGACCGCGAGGTCTGGGACCTCACCCACCCCGGGGTGGCCACCACCGACCTCTCGAACGGGGAGGTCGTGACCGTGGCCGGGACGGAGCTGCACGTCCTGCACACCCCCGGGCACACCCCGGGCGCGGTCAGCGTCTACGCGCCGGAGCTCTCGACGGTCTTCACCGGCGACACCCTCTTCGCCGGCGGGCCCGGGGCCACGGGCCGCTCGTTCTCGGACTTCGCCACGATCGTCGACTCGATCCGCGACGTCCTCTTCGAGCTGCCCGCCGACACCCGCGTCCACACCGGCCACGGCGAGGACACCACGATCGGCGACGAGTCCCCGCACCTGCAGGAGTGGATCGCCCGCGGGCACTGAGGCGCCCGGCTCAGGACGGGGCGGACCCCGGCCGGTCGTCGGCGGCCTCGGCGACGATCCGGTCGGCGAGCTCGGCGCCGTAGCGCTCGCGCACGCGCCCGCGCACCTCGGCGTCGCCCTGCGGCACCGGCTCGAGGAACACCTCGGCGACGTCGGGGAACCGCTCGCGCAGCGTGCGGCCGATGCGGACGGTGGCCCGCTCCACCTCGGCGCCGGTCAGGGTGTCGACGAGGTCCAGGCGGGCGCAGACCAGGACCTGGTCGGTGCCCAGCTGGACCGTCAGCAGGTCCACCACCGCCTCGACCTCCGGCTCGTCGCCGAGGTGGACGAGGACGGAGCTCACCAGCCGCGGATCGGCCTGGACCCCGGTGAGCAGGCGCATGTTCGTCCGTGCCAGCCGGACCGCGACGAGGGCCAGCAGCAGCGCGATGCAGAGGCTGGCGATCCCGTCGTAGACCCCCGAGCCGGTGACCTGGTGCATCGCGGTGCCCGCGCCGGCCAGCAGCAGCCCGGCCAGCGCGGCGCTGTCCTCGAACACGACCGTGGTCGCGGTGGGGTCGTCGGTGGTGCGCAGGAACTCGCGGAAGCCCTGCCGCTTCTCCCGGGCCTCCCCCCGCGTCTGCTTCAGGCCCTTCAGCAGCGAGGAGCCCTCCAGGACGAAGGCGACGGCCAGCACGACGTAGGAGACCAGCGGGCTCTCCAGGTCGTGCGACTCCGACGTCAGCGCCTCCACGCCCTCGTAGGCGGAGTACAGCGCGCCGGTGACGAAGATCGAGCCGGCGGCGACCAGGGCCCAGAAGTAGCGGGCCCGGCCGTAGCCGAGGGGGTGCTCGCGGTCGGCGGGGCGGGCGCTGGTGCGCAGGGCCGTCAGCAGGAACACCTCGTTGACGGTGTCGGCCACCGAGTGCGCGGTCTCCGCGGCCATGGCCGCGGAGCCCGTGACGACCGCCGCGACGCCCTTGGCGACGGCGATGAGGGCGTTGGCGCCGAGGGCGACCAGGACGGTGGCGGTGCTCTCGCCACCGCCGGTTCCCGGGCTCCGGTGGTTCGTCGGGGAAACGGTCGAGGACACGGCGAGACGCTAGGCCCCCGCCGGGCTCCGCGCGCGCGGAACGGCCCCGCGGACCCCTCCCCGGTCGCGGGGTGCCCCCTCGCGGTTCTCCTGAGAGCATCCACACCGTGAGCGACCAGCAGGGCGTCCCGCCCACCACCCCACCCGAGACCCCCCGAGAACGGCCGACCGCGGCCGTCGAGCGCGGGGTCACCCAGGCCTCCCAGTGGGCGCTGCGGCTGCTCGTGATCGGCCTCGGCGTCGCCGGGCTCATCTGGCTGCTCGGCAAGGGCTGGTCGCTGCTGCTCCCGCTGCTGCTGGCGATCCTGCTCAGCGCCGTCCTGTGGCCGCTGGCCCACGTGCTGCGGGCGGTGATGCCGCGCGCGCTCGCGGCCGGGCTCTCCATCGTGCTGCTCGTCGCCGTGGTGGTGGGCATCTTCGCCGCCCTCATCCCCAACGTGGCCAGCCAGGCCGGTGACGTCGCGGACTCGGCCGTCGCCGGGCTGGACCAGGTCCAGACCTGGGTGGCCGGGCCGCCGCTGAACCTCGGCGACGACGAGGTCGGCAACCTGGTCAACCAGGGCATCGCCGAGCTGCAGACCAACGCGCAGAGCATCGCCCTCAGCGTCGTCGGCGGGGTCGGCACGGTGGGCGCCAGCGTCGGCTCCGGGCTCATCACCTTCCTGCTCGTGCTGGTCCTGACCTTCTTCTGCCTCTCCGACGGCGACCGGCTGCTGCCGTGGTCGCGGCGCTGGATGGGCGCGCAGGCCCACCGGCACACCGTCGCGCTGGGGGGCCGGATCTGGGCCGCGATCCGCGGCTACATCCTGTCCCAGGCCGCCGTGGCCCTCGTGGACGCGGTCTTCATCGGCGTCGGGCTGGCCATCATCGGCGTCCCCTTCGCCCTGCCGCTGGCGGTGACGATCTTCTTCGCCGCGTTCATCCCCATCGTGGGCGCCGTCGTGACCGGCGTGCTGGCCGTCCTCGTCGCCCTGGTGACGCTGGGCTGGGTGCAGGCCCTCATCGTCCTCGGGATCGTGCTGCTGGTGCAGCAGCTGGAGGGCAACGTCCTGCAGCCGCTGCTGGTGGGCAAGTCCCTCGCCCTGCACCCCGCGGTGGTCATCGGCTCGGTGACGATCGGCGGCACCCTCTTCGGGATCGTCGGCGCCTTCCTCGCCGTCCCCGTCGCCGCGATCCTCACCGTGATCCTGCGCTACGTCCACCACGAGCTCGTCCCCGACGAGCCGGAGAACCCCAAGGCCCACGACAGCGGGAACAAGCGCCGGCGCCGGGTCCCCTCCCCCGCCGACACCGGGGTTCCGGCGGACGCCGCGACGGCCCCGGAACCCCGCCCGGGAGCCTGAGCCCGGTCCCCGGCACCGGTCCCGCCCGGGGGCTCAGGCCCCCGGCGGGACCACCGCCCGGCGCACGCGGTCGCCGTCCCGGGCGGCGGCCGCGGCGCGCTCCCCCGTGACGCCCACCGCCCCCAGGCACGCCGCCGCGACCTGCGCGGCCAGGCCCGGGGTCGGAGGCAGGGACGGGGCCATCTCGACCAGGTGCAGGCAGGCGTGGCCCAGGACCGCCGGCTCCACCGGGTGCCCGGCGGGGACGAGGTCGGCGGCGAGGGCGGCGTAGACGGCCAGCAGCCGGCGCCGGTGGTCGCGGAACACCTCGAACCGCGGCTGCCGGACCTCCGGCACGACGTAGAGCGCCGCGACGCCCAGCGGCCCCGCCAGCAGCGTCCCGACGTCGACAACGACCAGGGCGTGCAGGGCCGCCGCCGGGTCCGCCGCCGCCGAGCGCAGCGCGTCGGCGACGTCCAGGGTCGGGCGGACCGAGGCCTCCAGCAGCTCCCGCAGGATCTCGTCCTTGCCCGCGAAGTGGTAGTACAGCGAGGCCTGCCGGATCCCCACCCGCTCGGCGATGGCCCGCGTCGAGGTCGCCGCGTACCCGGACTCCCCGAACAGCGCCGCCGCGGCGTCGAGGATCTCCTGGCGCGGGGTGCGCCCGGACCCGGCGCCCGCGCGGGTGCGGGGACGGCCGACCCGCCCCGTCCCCGCCGCCCCCGGCTCCCGGCGCGCGACCCCGCTGCTCACCGCGCCGATGCTGCCACGACCCCCCGCTGCGCCGGGCCGCGGGCGGCGCGCGCCGCGGGCCACGAGCCGAACGTCGTGATCTCCTCCGCCCCGGCCAGCGCCACCGGCTCGGCCAGGAAGCCGCGCACGACGCGGCCGTCGTCGAGGGTGACCGCCCCGATGGTCATCGGCGGCGGCAGCGCGGCGACGAAGGTCCCGAACCCGGCCGCGGGCAGCCGCCACACCTCCCCCGCGATCGAGGCCCCCGCCGGGTCGTCGCCGGCGACGCGCACCGCCCCCGGTTTCGGGGGGACGGTGTCGAGGGCGAACAGCCGGTACCGCGCCGCGGTCCGCGCCGGGCCGACCAGGCTGCCCCCGGCCGCGACGAGCTCGTGGTTCAGCGGCTGCCCCGACAGGTGCGCGCCGACGACGAGCAGGTCGACGCCCGGGTCCGCCCAGCGCGCCGCCAGCACCGCGAGCGCCCGGTCGCTGAACGCCGGGCCGGTGAGCATCACCCCGAACGGCAGCCCGGCGACCGTCCCGGCCGGGACGGCGAGGGAGGCCAGGTCGAGCAGGTTGGCGAAGTTCGTGAACCGCCCCAGCCGCGAGTTCACCCCGACCGGGTCGGCCGCGACCTCGGCCAGCGTCGGGTGGGCCGTCGTCGTCGGGGTGAGCAGCGCGTCGAACCCGGCCAGCACCTCCCGCGAGCGCGCGGCGAGGACGTCGAGGCGCTCGCGGTCGCGGAAGACCTCCACGGCGCTCACGCGCTCCCCGGCGAGGACGATCCCGGCGACCACGGGGTCGAGGTCGGTGCCGACGAGGTCGGCGTGCTCGGCGACGTGGCGCCCCACCGCCGCGGTGCGCTCGGCGACGAAGGCGCCGCCGTAGAGCAGCTCGGCGACGGCCAGCAGCGGGGCGACGTCGACCTCGACGACCTCGGCCCCGGTGGCCCGGACCCGTTCGACGTGGGCGGCGAAGGCCTCCGCCCAGCCCGCGGCGAGACCGTCGAGGTGCTCGGGGCCCGGGACGGCGATCCGCGGGCGGGCCGGCGGCGCCGGGCGCGGCACGTCCTCGCGGGCGAGGGGGTCGAGGCCGTCGGGGCCGGTGAGCAGTTCCGCGGTGCGCCGGGCGAGGTCGAGGTCGCGGGCGAAGACGGTGACGCAGTCGAGGCTGCGGCAGGCGGGCACGACCCCGGTGGCCGGGACGAGGCCGCGGGTCGGCTTCACCCCGACGATCCCGTGCAGGGCGGCCGGGACCCGTCCCGAACCGGCCGTGTCGGTGCCCAGGGCCACGTCGACGAGGCCGAGGGCGACCGCGACGGCGGACCCGGAGCTGGACCCGCCGGAGATCCGGTCCGGGGCGAAGGCGTGGCGGACCGCGCCGTGGGGGCTGCGCGTGCCGACCAGGCCGGTGGCGAACTGGTCCAGGTTCGTCTTGCCCAGCACCAGCGCCCCCGCCGCCCGCAGCCGGGCCACCGCGGTCGCGTCCACCGCGGGCCGGTACGCGAACGACGGCGCCCCGGCCGTGGTCGGCAGCCCGGCGACGTCGATGTTGTCCTTCACCGCGACGAGGATCCCCGCCAGCGGCGCGGCGGGGTCCACCCCGGCGGCCTCGGCGAGGACCTCGGCCTCCGGGCGCAGGGCGATCCACACCTCGGGCCGGTCGGCCGCGGCGATCCGGGCGTAGGCGTCGCGCACCACCTGCTGGAGGTTCACGCGGCCGCCCCCGTCGCGGGGCGCACGGAGAACAGGACCTGGCCGGCGGTGACGGCCTCCCCGGGCTTCACGTACACCTCGAGCAGCTCCCCGTCGGCGGGCGCGGTCACGGCGGTCTCCATCTTCATGGCCTCCAGGGCGAGGACGCGGTCCCCGGCGGCGAGGTCCGCGCCGGGGTCGGCCGACACCTGCCAGACGGTCGCGGCGAACGGGGCTTCGACGCCGACGGCGCCGGCGGGCAGGTCGACGGGCCCGGCGGCGACGGCCGGGGCCGGTTCGGGACGGACGTCGAACTCCCCCGACGCGCGCCAGCGGTCCTTCTCGGCCGCGAACGCCGCGGCCTGCTGCGCGCGGAACGCGGCGATGGAGGAGGCGTTGTCGGCGAGGAAGCGCTCGTGCTTGGCGAGGGAGAACGTCCCGTCCTCGGTCTCGAACTCCCCCCGCCCGGCGTCGGTCTCGGCGCGCAGCTCCAGCAGCTCCTCCGCGGAGACCGGGTACCACTCGATGCGGTCGAAGAACCGCAGGGCCCACGGGTTCTCCCGGAACAGCCCGCCGCGGCGGAACCGGTTCCACACCTGCACGGTCCGCCCGACGAACTGGTAGCCGCCGGGTCCCTCCATGCCGTAGACGCAGAGGTAGGCGCCCCCGATGCCCACGGAGTTCTCCGCGGTCCAGGTGCGGGCCGGGTTGTACTTCGTCGTGACCAGCCGGTGCCGGGGGTCCAGCGGGGTCGCGACGGGGGCGCCGAGGTAGACGTCGCCGAGACCGAGGACGAGGTACTGCGCGTCGAAGACCGTCCGGTGCACGTCGTCGACGGAGTCCAGGCCGTTCATGCGGGCGATGAACTCGATGTTCGACGGCGTCCACGGCGCGTCGGCGCGGACCCCGGCGACGTAGCGCTCGATGGCCAGCCGGGTGGCGGGGTCGTCCCAGGACAGCGGCAGCCGGACCCGGCGCGAGGGCACCACGAGGTCGTGGGTCGCGGGCAGGGCGTTGTCGAGCTCGCGCAGCAGCCCCACCAGCGAGGAGGCCCGCAGCCGGGCGGGGTCGGTGTGGACCTGCAGGGACCGGATCCCGGGGGTGACGTCGAGGACGCCGGCGGGGCGGTGCTCCTCGAGGGCGCGCATCAGGGCGTGCACCCGCATCCGCAGCCCCAGGTCGAGCACCTGGTCGCCGTACTCGACGAGGACGTTGTCGTCGCCGTCGCGGCGGTAGGTGGCCCCCGGCCGCCCGGGCGAGGCGGGGGTGCGGGCGAGGACCCCGTCGTCGCCGTCCCCGCGGGAGGCGAGGAGGTCCGCGCCCCGCAGCCGGGGGACGCCCGCCTCGGCCTCGCGGACGGGGGTGAACCGCACCCGGTCCCCCGGGCGCAGCTGGCCGAGCTTCCACAGCTCCGCGGAGGCCACGACCGCGGGGCAGACGAAACCCCCCAGGCTCGGGCCGTCGGGGCCGAGCAGGATGGGGGTGTCGCCGGTGAAGTCGATCGCGCCCACGGCGTAGGGGGTGTCGTGGATGTTGGAGGGGTGCAGACCGGCCTCGCCGCCGTCGCTGCGGGCCCAGCGCGGGCGCGGGCCGATGAGGCGGACCCCGGTGCGGGCGGAGTTCAGGTGCACCTCGTAGCCGGTGGCGTAGAACTCGTCGAGGTCGGCGCGGGTGAAGAACTCCGGCGCCGCGTGCGGGCCCTCGGTGACCCCGATCGTCCAGTCCCGCACGTACTCGGGACGGCGCTGCGCCGGGACCGGCCCGGTGACCGGGGAGAGGTCCCCGGCGTCGGCGGGACCGGGACGCAGGACGTCGCCGGCCCGCAGGGCGCGGCCGCCGTGCCCGCCGAAACCCCCGAGGGTGAACGTCGAGGCGCTGCCCAGGTAGCGCGGGACGTCGAGCCCCCCGCGCACGGCCACGGCCAGGCGCAACCCGGGCCCGGTCGCGGTGCCGATGGCCAGCACCGACCCCGCGGGGACCTCGACGGGCTCCCACATGGCGACCTCGACGTCGTCGACGGTGACCGGCGCGGGCGCCCCGGTGACGCAGACCACCGAGTCCACCGAGAACCGCAGCGCGGGACCGGTCGCGGTGACCTCCAGCCCCGGCGCGCCGACGGGGTTCCCCACGGCCAGGTTCGCCTCCCGCAGCGACAGCGGGTCCATCGGCCCCGACGGCGGGACCCCCACCTGCCAGTGCCCGAGGCGGCCGGGCAGGTCCTGGACGGTCGTCATGGCGCCGGGGGCGAGGACGTCGATGCGCGGCTCGGGGTCCGCGGTGACGTCGAGGGTCGAGGTGGAGTGGGTGACCGCGCGCAGCGCCGGGTCGTCCACCAGGGACCGCAGCAGGCCCAGGTTCGTGACGACGCCGTCGACGCGGCTGCCGTCCAGCGCCTCCCCGAGCAGGTCGAGGGCGGCGTCGCGGCCGGGGGCGACGGCGATCACCTTGGCCAGCATCGGGTCGTAGAAGGGGGTGACCTCCAGCCCCGTCTCGATCCAGCCGTCGACGCGGACCCCGGGCAGCGCGGGGAACTCCGCGTTCGTCACCAGGCCGGGGCCGGGGGCGTTGTCCTTCGCCGGGTCCTCGGCGTAGACCCGCGCCTCCACGGCCACGCCCGTCGGGGTCCAGTCGCGGGCGAACACGTCGTCGACGGCGCCGGCGCCGTCGCGGGCCAGGCGCAGCATGAGGTCGACGAGGTCGACGCCGTAGGCGAGCTCGGTGACGGGGTGCTCGACCTGCAGGCGGGTGTTGACCTCCAGGAACGCGACCTCCTCCCGCACCGGGTCGTAGACGAACTCCACGGTGCCCGCCGAGCGGTAGGCCACCGACGTCATGAGTTCCCGGGCGGTGGCGGTCATCCGCTCGCGGACGGCGGCGGGCAGGGCGGGGGCGGGGGCCTCCTCCACGACCTTCTGGTTGCGCCGCTGCAGCGAGCAGTCGCGGTCGCCCAGGACGGCGATCCGGCCCTGCCCGTCGCCGAACACCTGGACCTCGACGTGGCGGGCGGGGCGGACCAGGCGTTCCAGGAACACCCCGGTGGACCCGAAGTTCGCC includes:
- the atzF gene encoding allophanate hydrolase codes for the protein MNLQQVVRDAYARIAAADRPEVWIALRPEAEVLAEAAGVDPAAPLAGILVAVKDNIDVAGLPTTAGAPSFAYRPAVDATAVARLRAAGALVLGKTNLDQFATGLVGTRSPHGAVRHAFAPDRISGGSSSGSAVAVALGLVDVALGTDTAGSGRVPAALHGIVGVKPTRGLVPATGVVPACRSLDCVTVFARDLDLARRTAELLTGPDGLDPLAREDVPRPAPPARPRIAVPGPEHLDGLAAGWAEAFAAHVERVRATGAEVVEVDVAPLLAVAELLYGGAFVAERTAAVGRHVAEHADLVGTDLDPVVAGIVLAGERVSAVEVFRDRERLDVLAARSREVLAGFDALLTPTTTAHPTLAEVAADPVGVNSRLGRFTNFANLLDLASLAVPAGTVAGLPFGVMLTGPAFSDRALAVLAARWADPGVDLLVVGAHLSGQPLNHELVAAGGSLVGPARTAARYRLFALDTVPPKPGAVRVAGDDPAGASIAGEVWRLPAAGFGTFVAALPPPMTIGAVTLDDGRVVRGFLAEPVALAGAEEITTFGSWPAARAARGPAQRGVVAASAR
- the uca gene encoding urea carboxylase yields the protein MTPAPAFDTLLVANRGEIARRVVRSARDLGLRTVAVFSDADRAAPHVREADVAVRLGPAPARESYLRTDAVLQAALDTGAGAVHPGYGFLSENVEFARACEDAGLAFVGPTPEQITAFGSKHTARELAGAAGVPMLAGTGLLASADEAVAAAESVGLPVMLKATGGGGGIGMQACATPAEVRAAYDRVVRQAAANFGSTGVFLERLVRPARHVEVQVFGDGQGRIAVLGDRDCSLQRRNQKVVEEAPAPALPAAVRERMTATARELMTSVAYRSAGTVEFVYDPVREEVAFLEVNTRLQVEHPVTELAYGVDLVDLMLRLARDGAGAVDDVFARDWTPTGVAVEARVYAEDPAKDNAPGPGLVTNAEFPALPGVRVDGWIETGLEVTPFYDPMLAKVIAVAPGRDAALDLLGEALDGSRVDGVVTNLGLLRSLVDDPALRAVTHSTSTLDVTADPEPRIDVLAPGAMTTVQDLPGRLGHWQVGVPPSGPMDPLSLREANLAVGNPVGAPGLEVTATGPALRFSVDSVVCVTGAPAPVTVDDVEVAMWEPVEVPAGSVLAIGTATGPGLRLAVAVRGGLDVPRYLGSASTFTLGGFGGHGGRALRAGDVLRPGPADAGDLSPVTGPVPAQRRPEYVRDWTIGVTEGPHAAPEFFTRADLDEFYATGYEVHLNSARTGVRLIGPRPRWARSDGGEAGLHPSNIHDTPYAVGAIDFTGDTPILLGPDGPSLGGFVCPAVVASAELWKLGQLRPGDRVRFTPVREAEAGVPRLRGADLLASRGDGDDGVLARTPASPGRPGATYRRDGDDNVLVEYGDQVLDLGLRMRVHALMRALEEHRPAGVLDVTPGIRSLQVHTDPARLRASSLVGLLRELDNALPATHDLVVPSRRVRLPLSWDDPATRLAIERYVAGVRADAPWTPSNIEFIARMNGLDSVDDVHRTVFDAQYLVLGLGDVYLGAPVATPLDPRHRLVTTKYNPARTWTAENSVGIGGAYLCVYGMEGPGGYQFVGRTVQVWNRFRRGGLFRENPWALRFFDRIEWYPVSAEELLELRAETDAGRGEFETEDGTFSLAKHERFLADNASSIAAFRAQQAAAFAAEKDRWRASGEFDVRPEPAPAVAAGPVDLPAGAVGVEAPFAATVWQVSADPGADLAAGDRVLALEAMKMETAVTAPADGELLEVYVKPGEAVTAGQVLFSVRPATGAAA